The following are encoded in a window of Vicugna pacos chromosome 2, VicPac4, whole genome shotgun sequence genomic DNA:
- the PDCL2 gene encoding phosducin-like protein 2, which yields MQDPNEDTEWNEILRDFGILPPKEEPKDEIEEMVLRLQKEAMVKPYEKMTLAQLKEAEDEFDDEDLKAIEIYREKRLQEWKALKKKQKFGELREISGNQYVNEVTNAEKDVWVIIHLYRSSIPMCLLVNQHLSLLARKFPETKFLKAIVNSCIQHYHDNCLPTIFVYKNGQIEGKLIGIIECGGLNLKLEELEWKLGEVGAIQTDLEENPKKGIVDVMVSSIRNTSIYDDTSSSNSDNDDTK from the exons gatCCAAATGAAGATACAGAGTGGAATGAAATTTTAAGAGATTTTGGCATTCTTCCTCCAAAAGAAGAGCCAAAAGATGAAATTGAAGAAATGGTTTTACGTTTGCAGAAGGAAGCAATGG ttaaACCATATGAAAAGATGACTCTTGCACAGTTAAAGGAAGCAGAAGATGAATTTGATGATGAAGATTTGAAAGCCATTGAAATATATAG agaaaaGCGGTTACAGGAATGGAAAGctcttaagaaaaaacaaaaatttggggAATTAAGAGAAATTTCTGGAAATCAGTATGTGAATGAAGTCACAAATGCAGAAAAAGATGTGTGGGTTATAATTCATCTATACAGATCAAG tatccCAATGTGTTTGTTGGTTAACCAGCATCTTAGTCTTCTAGCAAGAAAGTTTCCTGAAACTAAATTTCTTAAAGCCATCGTGAACAGCTGTATTCAACACTACCATGACAATTGTTTACCAAcaatttttgtttataaaaatggTCAGATAGAAGGCAAATTGATTGGAATTATAGAATGTGGAGGGCTAAATCTCAAGCTAGAAG AACTTGAATGGAAGCTAGGAGAAGTTGGAGCAATACAGACTGATTTGGAAGAAAATCCCAAAAAAGGCATTGTGGATGTGATGGTATCTTCAATTAGAAACACTTCTATTTATGACGACACTAGTAGTTCAAACAGTGATAATGATGATACCaagtag